One Prolixibacteraceae bacterium DNA segment encodes these proteins:
- a CDS encoding efflux RND transporter permease subunit has product MKKTIYFFLNNRIFVWLLMGIIIALGLAISPFSPQRDGAINKVSVDAIPDIGDNQQIVYTKWAGRSPQDIEDQVTYPLTTTLLGIPGVKTVRSASAFGFSTINVIFKDKVDYYWSRTRIIEKLNALTPNTLPEGVKPTLGPDATGLGQVFWYTLEGKDSKGNNTGGWDLAELRSIQDYIIKYSLMSTQGVSEVASIGGFVKEYHIDLNQEAMRAYNISLNQIIKAVKNSNIDVGAQTMEINRAEYFIRGLGYIKNLDDLENALVTNGKNQVPIYLKQVAHLSLGPANRRGILDKNGTEAVGGVVVARFGANPMEVLQNLKKKIETLSPTLPTKTLSDGTISKITIEPFYDRSKLIQETLYTLKDALYLEILITILVVVIMLRNLKTSVIISTLLPLSILIVFIAMRYFGITANIVSLSGIAIAIGTLVDIGIVLVENLIKHIHYPENRDKRWFDVVWLSTNEVGSAIITSISTTIVSFIPVFSLQAAEGKLFHPLAFTKTFALLGALMVALFILPTISYYFFKNEFEKKALKKKQGLFIAGLLIGLTIGVWISPISFLWSIPTLILAIFYILKALYPNYDKKLSQILQVLVIVMITVLLALAWNPLGYQHSRLSNIFFVAILIFFVMGGFKLFERYYPNILRWCLKHKKRFLTIPLTLVLIAFLTWQGFESTLGALFSNMSKVQHSTVYQSLKHYFPGIGSEFMPSLDEGDFLLMPTSMPHSGVQENRRVLQQLDIRTNQIPEVDGVLGKAGRIHSALDPAPLSMYENIIHYKDEYSRNNHGEVLRYKVDKNQRFMLRDSTTVSKDSAYAIPLSHFIEIQSGGEPVRQWRQKIHSKEDIWHEITHATRLPGVTSAPKLQPIETRIIMLQTGMRAAIGIKILGNQLDSIQSFGLSLEKVLQKMPHVVPSSVFADRIVGKPYLLVDWDRQQLAQYGMSIGEAQKQLEIGLGGVPLGKSVEGRERYDIRIRYNRDDRQDAESIKHLLISNSRGKLYPIGQLAKIRYKAGPQMIKSEDGFLIGYVIFDVQKGISEGEAVALTQKLLNKQIENHQLHIPYGIHYKFSGNYENQERASKRLAIAIPVCLILILLILYLQFHSIGTALMVFSSITVAFSGAFILIGLYSASGFLDIHVFGIHLSEIFQVHPINLSIAVWVGFIALFGISTDDGVLLATYLDQSFEKRKPKNIEEIHQAIVMAGRKRIRPALMTTATTILALFPVITSTGRGSDIMLPMSIPSIGGMAIALIAVFIVPVLYGWRAERKLKK; this is encoded by the coding sequence ATGAAAAAGACAATTTATTTCTTTCTAAACAATCGCATATTTGTATGGTTGCTCATGGGGATAATTATCGCATTAGGACTTGCGATCTCTCCATTCTCACCACAGCGTGACGGAGCAATCAACAAAGTCTCTGTCGATGCCATTCCTGATATTGGAGACAACCAACAGATTGTATATACTAAATGGGCAGGTAGATCGCCTCAAGATATAGAAGATCAAGTAACTTACCCATTAACTACCACCCTTTTAGGTATTCCTGGGGTAAAAACAGTACGTAGTGCCTCTGCATTTGGGTTCTCCACTATTAACGTTATTTTTAAAGATAAGGTAGATTATTATTGGAGTCGTACTCGTATCATAGAAAAACTAAATGCATTGACACCAAATACCCTTCCAGAGGGAGTAAAACCTACTTTGGGGCCTGATGCTACCGGTTTGGGCCAAGTCTTCTGGTACACTTTAGAGGGAAAAGATTCTAAGGGAAATAATACTGGTGGTTGGGATCTTGCCGAACTACGATCAATACAGGACTATATCATCAAATATAGCCTGATGTCTACACAAGGAGTATCAGAGGTTGCCTCTATTGGAGGCTTTGTAAAAGAGTATCATATCGATCTCAACCAAGAGGCGATGCGAGCGTATAACATATCGCTTAATCAAATTATCAAGGCAGTAAAAAACAGTAATATTGATGTTGGTGCTCAAACCATGGAAATCAATCGTGCGGAGTATTTTATTCGTGGGTTGGGATACATTAAAAACCTCGACGACCTAGAGAATGCACTGGTTACAAATGGAAAAAATCAAGTACCTATCTATCTAAAACAGGTTGCTCATCTCTCTCTTGGTCCTGCAAATCGTAGGGGTATTTTAGACAAAAATGGTACCGAGGCTGTAGGTGGTGTCGTTGTAGCACGTTTTGGTGCAAACCCTATGGAAGTGCTTCAAAATCTGAAGAAGAAAATTGAAACACTTTCTCCTACACTGCCAACAAAAACCCTCTCAGATGGAACGATTTCAAAGATAACCATCGAGCCTTTTTATGATCGAAGTAAATTGATTCAAGAAACCCTCTACACCTTGAAAGATGCACTCTATTTGGAGATATTAATTACCATTTTGGTAGTGGTAATTATGTTGCGGAATTTAAAGACCTCGGTAATTATCTCAACCCTTCTACCACTATCGATATTGATTGTATTTATTGCGATGCGATATTTTGGTATTACAGCCAATATTGTATCTCTATCAGGAATTGCAATTGCCATCGGAACACTTGTGGATATTGGAATAGTATTGGTAGAGAACCTCATCAAACATATACACTATCCTGAGAATAGAGACAAACGTTGGTTTGATGTTGTGTGGCTCTCAACTAATGAGGTCGGATCAGCTATTATTACCTCCATTTCGACTACCATTGTCAGCTTTATCCCTGTTTTTTCATTACAAGCGGCTGAGGGGAAGCTATTTCATCCATTGGCTTTTACCAAAACATTTGCTCTTTTAGGTGCACTAATGGTAGCACTCTTTATTCTGCCTACCATTAGTTACTATTTCTTCAAGAACGAATTTGAGAAGAAGGCGTTGAAGAAAAAACAAGGTCTTTTTATCGCGGGCTTACTCATCGGTCTGACTATTGGGGTGTGGATCTCTCCTATCTCTTTTTTATGGTCTATACCAACTCTAATTCTTGCTATTTTCTACATTCTTAAAGCACTATACCCGAACTATGATAAGAAGTTGTCACAAATCCTTCAGGTATTGGTAATAGTGATGATCACGGTTCTTTTAGCATTGGCATGGAATCCATTAGGATATCAACACTCTAGACTATCCAATATATTTTTCGTTGCTATACTTATATTCTTTGTGATGGGAGGCTTCAAACTATTCGAACGATACTATCCAAACATACTAAGATGGTGTTTGAAACATAAAAAACGATTTCTAACAATTCCCTTAACCCTTGTCCTGATTGCATTCCTAACATGGCAAGGATTCGAGTCGACTCTAGGAGCTCTTTTTTCAAACATGTCTAAAGTGCAACATAGTACTGTATACCAGTCGTTAAAGCATTACTTTCCAGGTATTGGTAGTGAATTTATGCCATCTCTGGATGAAGGCGATTTTCTTTTAATGCCAACCTCTATGCCTCATTCTGGAGTCCAAGAGAATCGAAGAGTGTTACAACAGTTGGATATCCGAACCAATCAAATTCCAGAGGTAGATGGTGTGTTAGGTAAAGCTGGACGTATACACTCAGCATTGGACCCAGCCCCTCTCTCAATGTATGAGAATATTATTCATTATAAGGATGAATATTCGCGAAACAATCATGGAGAAGTTTTACGATATAAGGTGGATAAGAACCAACGCTTTATGCTAAGAGATAGTACAACAGTCTCTAAAGATAGCGCATATGCGATCCCTCTGTCCCACTTCATAGAGATCCAAAGTGGAGGAGAACCTGTAAGACAATGGCGTCAAAAAATACATAGCAAAGAAGATATATGGCACGAAATTACCCATGCAACAAGATTGCCAGGTGTCACCTCTGCTCCTAAACTTCAACCTATTGAAACCCGTATTATTATGCTTCAAACAGGGATGAGGGCTGCTATTGGGATTAAAATATTAGGAAATCAACTAGATAGTATCCAATCTTTTGGTCTATCCTTAGAGAAAGTATTACAGAAGATGCCACATGTCGTTCCCTCTTCCGTTTTTGCTGATCGAATTGTTGGAAAACCATATCTTCTTGTGGATTGGGATAGACAACAACTCGCACAATATGGTATGTCTATAGGGGAAGCCCAGAAGCAACTGGAGATCGGATTGGGAGGTGTGCCTTTAGGTAAAAGTGTCGAAGGAAGAGAGAGATACGATATACGTATCCGTTATAATCGAGACGACAGACAAGATGCTGAAAGCATCAAACACCTTCTTATTTCTAATTCGAGAGGCAAACTTTACCCTATTGGGCAATTGGCAAAGATTAGATACAAAGCAGGTCCTCAAATGATTAAGAGTGAGGATGGTTTTCTTATTGGTTATGTCATCTTTGATGTTCAGAAAGGAATCTCTGAAGGCGAAGCTGTTGCCCTAACCCAGAAACTATTAAATAAACAGATTGAGAACCATCAGTTGCATATCCCTTATGGGATACACTATAAGTTTTCGGGAAATTATGAGAACCAAGAGCGTGCATCCAAACGTTTAGCAATAGCAATCCCTGTCTGTTTGATATTGATCCTATTGATTTTGTATCTACAGTTTCACTCTATAGGTACTGCATTAATGGTTTTCTCAAGTATTACAGTAGCATTCTCGGGGGCATTTATTCTTATAGGACTCTATAGTGCTTCTGGCTTCTTAGATATCCATGTTTTTGGAATCCATCTGAGTGAAATTTTTCAGGTTCACCCGATCAACTTAAGTATTGCAGTATGGGTCGGTTTTATCGCACTTTTTGGTATTTCTACCGACGACGGGGTGCTTTTGGCAACCTATCTAGACCAATCGTTTGAAAAACGCAAACCAAAAAACATCGAAGAGATACACCAAGCTATTGTAATGGCGGGAAGAAAAAGAATACGTCCTGCATTGATGACTACAGCCACGACTATCTTGGCCCTATTTCCAGTCATTACCTCTACAGGACGAGGTTCGGATATCATGTTGCCTATGTCGATCCCGTCGATTGGAGGTATGGCAATAGCACTGATTGCAGTATTTATTGTACCAGTCCTTTATGGTTGGAGAGCCGAGAGAAAACTAAAAAAATAG
- a CDS encoding CinA family nicotinamide mononucleotide deamidase-related protein, whose amino-acid sequence MIQTKVITIGDELLIGQVVDTNSAWIGQHLNEIGVKIDKIVSIRDTESAILNELDDPSMDIILVTGGLGPTNDDITKETVAKFFGTELYLDQTYYEQLEAFLASYNLAMNDLNRDQALVPKGCRIIDNKKGTAPGMHFHKEGQHFFFMPGVPMEMKLMMENDVIPFIQTHYSLQSVHHHTVLTTGIPESELAIKLEEWENALDNGISLAYLPNYDGVRLRLSCYSGDSSLITEIEKQVAYLKETYPSFVYGEGEETLGEVIATKLVQKEQFLATAESCTGGYIAHSFTKMAGASQYFKGSIVAYENEVKIEELNVAAEHLFQFGAVSKPVVTQMVRETLKKFQANYAIATSGIAGPTGGTEEKPVGTVWIAVGNGRRIVTKCFQFGNERERVIRKATMTAMNILRTEFLNN is encoded by the coding sequence ATGATTCAAACAAAGGTTATCACGATCGGGGATGAGCTACTTATTGGACAAGTAGTGGATACCAATTCTGCATGGATTGGACAACACCTTAATGAAATTGGGGTTAAAATAGACAAGATAGTCTCAATTAGAGATACTGAATCTGCTATTTTAAATGAATTGGACGATCCGTCGATGGACATTATTTTAGTTACAGGAGGCCTGGGACCAACAAATGATGATATAACCAAAGAGACAGTCGCCAAATTCTTTGGAACAGAACTCTATTTAGATCAAACATACTACGAACAATTAGAAGCATTCTTAGCATCCTATAATCTCGCAATGAATGATCTAAATAGAGACCAAGCATTGGTTCCTAAAGGTTGTAGAATAATAGATAATAAAAAGGGGACTGCACCAGGAATGCATTTTCATAAAGAAGGGCAACATTTTTTCTTTATGCCTGGAGTACCTATGGAGATGAAATTAATGATGGAAAACGATGTGATTCCATTTATCCAAACACATTATTCTCTTCAATCAGTCCATCATCATACCGTTTTAACCACAGGGATTCCTGAATCGGAGTTAGCCATCAAACTAGAAGAGTGGGAAAATGCTCTTGACAATGGCATTTCGTTGGCGTATCTACCTAATTATGATGGAGTTCGATTGAGGTTAAGTTGTTATTCTGGAGATAGTTCTTTAATTACTGAAATTGAAAAACAGGTTGCATATTTGAAAGAAACTTATCCTAGTTTTGTTTATGGGGAAGGAGAAGAGACTTTGGGAGAAGTGATTGCAACTAAATTGGTACAGAAGGAGCAATTTTTGGCAACTGCAGAAAGTTGTACTGGTGGATATATAGCACACTCTTTTACAAAAATGGCAGGAGCTTCTCAATATTTTAAAGGATCTATCGTAGCCTATGAAAATGAAGTAAAAATAGAAGAGCTTAATGTGGCTGCAGAGCATCTTTTTCAATTTGGTGCGGTCTCTAAACCCGTAGTTACTCAAATGGTGCGAGAGACATTAAAGAAGTTTCAAGCAAACTATGCAATTGCAACTTCTGGAATTGCAGGGCCTACTGGAGGGACAGAAGAGAAGCCTGTAGGAACAGTTTGGATAGCTGTTGGCAATGGACGCCGTATCGTTACCAAATGTTTCCAATTTGGAAATGAGCGTGAACGTGTGATCCGCAAAGCAACCATGACTGCGATGAATATCTTAAGAACTGAATTTTTGAATAATTAA
- a CDS encoding AsmA family protein, giving the protein MNRLLKIVGIIIGTILLLMILVPFFFKDRITQEVVTVIEKNVDAKIYMESASLSLFKSFPNLNVSIDDFKVVNNNKKFTKPIMALKRLELDVNVSSLWKEKSLDILKFELVEPYVSLEITKEGKPNWDIVKSSEETAAPEDSATENSSSGSSFGINLNEVILDQATFAYVDHASNISFEMNNFNLKLQGMMKGVDTNLSMETNANISCSYEGVSYLTHIPVSLTTDVQANFEKMLFTIVKSDMKIESFPLVAQGSFQMDGDNYVPNIKIRCPHSSFKEVLGLVPDAYKSYLDGLDMTGKLTFSSSIEGVYNDQTYPKFNLHFEVKDGHMKYADLPESVENIQVRAIISKAQGDLDLTKVDVPVVEMKIGGQPVKASFGVTQPMSNPNFVAAFHGDMNLETLKKSIPVKMETLTGRIAGDMKLQGTMDLIEKEAYDKLYMSGTLRASGIKYKDASLKYPIEVPTAGMDLSAKKITLKETKLRVNGDEITFTGYLQNYFPYLFKDGAIQGNMSIQSKRIDTKTWMSLMVEEKKETTAVSKEKQDKVENDTNSVSVVQIPKNIFIDGFLNIDKVVYDDIEITDILGKAKVENQKAVLNNLSMKLWDGSMVSNGFFNTQNAEKPDFNFSFKANGIQIAKAYSASKTVQKYAPIANDSSGEIAANMNIRGALDSKLAPLFNTFNGGGVFSSSEILLKATGTTKEIANLVNGENSSDHLRVGKFSANFDLVNGDLTLHPVKTTVAGQKLTFYGNQNLAGQMSYQCDFLIPRNKLSGDVKQVVDIIPGASGIKEYNIGMSITGDISNPKVKLDLSKTKKQIQKELENSAGDKLKDEIKNIGNALKGLF; this is encoded by the coding sequence ATGAATAGATTACTTAAAATTGTGGGAATTATCATTGGAACGATTTTGCTTCTGATGATTCTTGTTCCATTTTTCTTTAAAGATCGTATAACCCAAGAAGTGGTCACTGTAATAGAGAAAAATGTGGATGCTAAGATCTATATGGAATCCGCGTCCTTATCTCTATTTAAAAGTTTTCCAAATCTAAATGTAAGTATCGACGATTTTAAGGTGGTGAATAATAACAAAAAATTCACCAAACCAATTATGGCTCTTAAACGTCTAGAGCTAGATGTAAATGTATCCAGTTTGTGGAAAGAGAAATCTTTAGATATACTTAAATTTGAATTGGTAGAGCCTTATGTGTCCTTAGAAATAACCAAAGAGGGCAAGCCAAACTGGGATATTGTAAAGTCGTCAGAAGAGACTGCTGCACCTGAAGATAGTGCAACAGAAAATAGTAGTTCTGGAAGTAGTTTTGGAATCAATTTGAATGAAGTGATACTAGACCAAGCGACTTTTGCCTATGTAGATCACGCTTCTAATATCTCTTTTGAGATGAACAACTTCAACCTGAAACTTCAAGGAATGATGAAAGGAGTGGATACTAATTTATCCATGGAGACCAATGCAAACATCTCTTGTAGTTATGAAGGAGTCTCTTATTTGACACATATTCCCGTATCTCTGACTACAGACGTTCAGGCAAATTTCGAGAAGATGTTGTTTACTATCGTGAAGAGTGATATGAAAATTGAGTCTTTTCCTTTGGTTGCTCAAGGTTCGTTCCAAATGGATGGAGACAATTATGTTCCAAATATTAAAATACGTTGTCCTCATTCCTCTTTTAAAGAGGTGTTAGGCTTAGTTCCTGATGCATATAAGTCTTACTTGGATGGTTTGGATATGACTGGCAAATTAACCTTTAGTAGTAGTATTGAAGGAGTCTATAATGATCAAACATATCCAAAGTTCAACCTTCACTTTGAAGTAAAGGATGGACATATGAAATATGCTGATCTTCCTGAATCGGTAGAAAATATCCAAGTAAGGGCAATTATCTCAAAAGCACAAGGAGATCTAGATCTTACCAAAGTAGATGTTCCTGTGGTAGAGATGAAAATTGGAGGACAGCCGGTTAAAGCATCTTTTGGTGTAACTCAACCCATGTCTAATCCTAATTTTGTTGCTGCATTCCATGGAGATATGAATTTGGAAACATTAAAGAAATCCATTCCTGTAAAAATGGAAACCTTGACTGGTCGTATTGCTGGCGATATGAAACTGCAAGGAACAATGGATCTTATTGAAAAAGAGGCATACGATAAATTATATATGTCTGGGACACTTCGTGCTAGTGGAATCAAATATAAAGATGCATCTCTGAAATATCCAATTGAAGTTCCAACTGCAGGAATGGATCTAAGTGCAAAGAAGATCACTCTTAAAGAGACAAAACTAAGAGTGAATGGGGATGAAATTACTTTTACTGGTTACCTTCAGAACTACTTTCCATATCTATTCAAAGATGGGGCAATTCAAGGAAATATGTCGATACAGAGTAAACGTATTGATACTAAAACATGGATGTCTCTAATGGTAGAGGAGAAAAAAGAGACGACGGCAGTGTCGAAAGAGAAGCAAGATAAAGTAGAAAATGACACAAACTCTGTGTCGGTTGTACAGATACCAAAAAATATCTTCATCGATGGTTTTCTGAATATTGATAAAGTAGTATATGATGACATCGAAATAACCGACATTCTTGGAAAAGCAAAAGTGGAGAACCAAAAAGCTGTTTTAAATAACCTTTCAATGAAGCTATGGGATGGCTCCATGGTAAGTAACGGTTTCTTTAACACACAAAATGCTGAAAAACCAGACTTTAACTTCTCTTTTAAAGCCAATGGAATTCAGATAGCGAAAGCCTATAGTGCCTCTAAAACTGTTCAAAAATATGCACCGATAGCAAATGACAGCAGTGGGGAAATCGCTGCGAACATGAATATTAGAGGGGCTTTAGATAGCAAACTAGCTCCTTTGTTTAATACTTTTAATGGAGGTGGAGTGTTTAGTTCTTCCGAGATCTTATTAAAAGCAACAGGAACGACTAAAGAGATTGCAAATTTAGTAAATGGAGAGAATAGCTCGGATCACCTTCGTGTAGGTAAATTCTCTGCTAACTTTGATTTAGTAAATGGTGACTTGACACTTCACCCTGTTAAAACGACCGTTGCAGGACAAAAGTTGACATTCTATGGAAATCAGAATCTTGCAGGACAGATGAGTTACCAATGTGATTTTCTTATTCCTAGAAACAAACTTTCAGGAGATGTAAAGCAAGTGGTTGATATTATTCCAGGAGCTAGTGGCATCAAAGAGTATAATATAGGCATGTCGATTACTGGGGATATAAGCAATCCAAAAGTGAAATTAGATTTGAGTAAAACGAAAAAACAGATTCAGAAAGAGCTAGAGAATAGCGCTGGAGATAAGTTGAAAGATGAGATTAAGAATATTGGAAATGCTCTAAAAGGACTTTTCTAA
- a CDS encoding ketoacyl-ACP synthase III produces the protein MENKIYTIITGSGASIPPRIVKNEEFVDHTFYQPGKKVPFETPGEEITSKFEAITCIAERRYVAEDQTASDLAVESAIAALEDAKLDKEELDFIIVAHNFGDVKSGSTRIDNMPSLANKVKDKLKIKNPSTFCHDNISGCPGWTQAMIIADAYIRAGFCRKGLVIGADVLSRVSDPHDRDTMIFADGAGAVIVEATESETPIGILSHESRSDGGKFSHALQMGSSWNPDYDQTEEVIKMAGNQIYVYALTTVPGVVKASIDKAGLDLKDIHKVFIHQANEKMDLAILERLYKLYKQKDVDYSIMPMSIRELGNSSTATVPTLFDLVRKNKIEGQSIESGQNIVFTSVGAGMNINSIIYRIP, from the coding sequence ATGGAGAATAAAATATATACAATTATTACGGGGTCTGGGGCGTCTATCCCTCCACGTATTGTAAAAAATGAAGAGTTTGTAGATCATACATTCTATCAACCTGGTAAAAAAGTTCCTTTTGAGACTCCAGGAGAAGAGATTACTTCAAAATTTGAAGCAATTACTTGTATTGCTGAACGTCGTTATGTTGCGGAAGATCAGACTGCATCTGATTTGGCTGTGGAGAGTGCTATTGCTGCATTGGAAGATGCAAAGCTTGACAAAGAGGAGCTTGATTTTATTATTGTAGCTCACAACTTTGGAGATGTAAAGAGTGGTAGTACTCGTATCGACAACATGCCTTCTTTGGCGAACAAAGTAAAGGATAAACTAAAAATTAAAAATCCATCGACATTCTGTCATGATAATATCTCTGGTTGTCCAGGATGGACTCAAGCAATGATTATTGCTGATGCATATATTCGTGCTGGATTCTGTAGAAAAGGATTGGTTATCGGAGCGGATGTTTTATCTCGTGTTTCAGATCCACACGATAGAGATACGATGATCTTTGCTGATGGAGCTGGTGCTGTAATAGTTGAAGCAACTGAAAGTGAGACTCCAATAGGAATATTATCCCATGAAAGTCGTTCTGATGGTGGTAAATTCAGTCATGCATTGCAGATGGGAAGCTCATGGAATCCTGACTATGATCAAACAGAAGAGGTGATTAAAATGGCTGGAAATCAAATCTATGTATATGCCCTTACTACTGTTCCTGGTGTAGTTAAAGCAAGCATTGATAAGGCAGGTCTTGATCTTAAGGATATTCATAAAGTATTTATCCACCAAGCGAACGAAAAGATGGATTTGGCTATCTTGGAGAGATTGTATAAGCTTTATAAGCAGAAAGATGTGGATTATAGCATTATGCCAATGTCTATTCGTGAGTTAGGAAATTCGTCTACTGCAACGGTCCCTACTTTGTTCGATTTGGTTCGGAAGAATAAGATTGAGGGACAGTCGATAGAGAGTGGACAAAATATTGTATTTACCTCTGTGGGTGCTGGGATGAATATTAACTCAATTATCTATAGAATTCCATAA
- a CDS encoding cation:proton antiporter has translation MNTFGMIMVLCLVMILSAIFGALNKKTKFPTVLSLLLLGVLLQYLFGKYDIYFEKQKILEFLGNVGIIFIVLEAALDLKISSKKKTLILKSFWLALISLICCMLLLSTIFHYTLQNLGWTQCFLYALPLSLVSSAIVIPSVHHMSEKKRDFLIYESTFSDILGIMAFYFLVNNLGESSAIKVTINILSNTVLTVIVSILSSILLFYIFHKMVHRHIRFSVFISVLVLIYAIGKSFHLSSLLLILIYGVLLSNHTTLLRKFHLPKDWVDPSLSDELLSHFKLITDEGSFFIRTLFFVLFGMYLSFDDILSFQNILISGLFIVGIYLIHYILLRIFFKKDITPEAYIAPRGLISVLLFFAIPKDYMITEIESSLLFIVIVITSIVMGIGLMIQKPKEV, from the coding sequence ATGAATACATTTGGAATGATCATGGTGTTATGTTTAGTCATGATACTATCAGCCATTTTTGGGGCATTGAATAAGAAAACAAAATTCCCAACTGTCTTAAGTTTACTTCTTTTAGGTGTGCTTCTTCAATATCTTTTTGGTAAATATGACATATATTTTGAGAAGCAGAAGATTCTAGAATTTCTCGGAAATGTGGGAATTATATTTATTGTATTAGAAGCAGCATTAGATCTAAAGATTTCATCTAAAAAGAAAACATTAATATTGAAATCCTTTTGGCTTGCACTAATCTCTTTGATTTGTTGCATGTTGCTATTATCTACAATTTTTCATTACACTTTACAGAATCTAGGCTGGACTCAGTGTTTTTTATATGCGCTTCCCCTATCTCTTGTAAGTAGTGCTATCGTGATTCCAAGTGTACATCATATGTCTGAGAAGAAGCGTGATTTTTTAATTTATGAGAGTACTTTTTCAGATATTCTCGGAATTATGGCTTTCTACTTTTTGGTCAACAACTTAGGAGAAAGTAGTGCTATAAAAGTAACCATAAATATTCTTTCGAATACTGTATTGACTGTGATTGTATCTATACTTAGTAGTATACTACTATTTTACATCTTTCACAAAATGGTTCATCGACATATCCGTTTTTCTGTATTTATCTCAGTACTTGTATTAATATATGCTATTGGAAAGAGTTTTCACCTCTCTTCTCTTCTATTGATTCTTATTTATGGAGTATTATTGAGCAATCATACCACCCTATTGAGGAAATTTCATCTTCCAAAAGATTGGGTGGACCCATCTCTATCTGACGAGCTTCTTTCGCACTTTAAACTCATTACGGATGAAGGATCTTTTTTCATCCGTACCCTGTTCTTTGTACTTTTTGGAATGTACCTCTCTTTTGATGATATTTTATCGTTTCAAAATATTCTTATTTCGGGACTATTTATTGTTGGGATCTACTTAATTCACTATATCCTTCTAAGAATATTTTTTAAAAAAGATATTACTCCAGAGGCATATATTGCACCGAGGGGTCTGATCTCCGTACTACTTTTCTTTGCGATACCGAAAGATTATATGATAACAGAGATAGAGAGTAGTTTGCTTTTTATCGTGATTGTAATCACCTCGATTGTTATGGGAATTGGACTAATGATTCAGAAACCCAAAGAAGTTTAA